The Bos indicus isolate NIAB-ARS_2022 breed Sahiwal x Tharparkar chromosome X, NIAB-ARS_B.indTharparkar_mat_pri_1.0, whole genome shotgun sequence genome has a window encoding:
- the LOC139181406 gene encoding zinc finger X-linked protein ZXDB-like: MEIPRLLPARGMRQTGGAGSPEGSGRIRGGPDLRASQAPARRLLLLRGPQDGGPGRRREEASAASSCPGPGPGPSPLALRPDHASSCGSGGGSGGDDFFLVLLDPVGGDVDTAGAGQATGPVWREEAGLGPRLLGGESGANPEGRPALGPSCLSAIPAPVPALAPIPASGLGPAAAFAGTVAIHNQNLLLRLENGVLTLATPPPQPGGLIVPQAGIPHAAQPGDCPELPPDLLLAERAEPAPAPAPKEEAEGLAAIESPRGPPGPGQGVLLYLCPEVQCGQTFAKKHQLKVHLLTHSSSQGQRPFKCPLGGCGWTFTTSYKLKRHLQSHDKLRPFGCPAEGCGKSFTTVYNLKAHMKGHEQENSFKCEVCEETFPTQAKLSAHQRSHFEPERPYQCAFSSCKKTFITVSALFSHNRAHFREQELFSCSFPGCSKQYDKACRLKIHLRSHTGERPFLCDFEGCGWNFTSMSKLLRHKRKHDDDRRFMCPVEGCGKSFTRAEHLKGHSITHLGTKPFVCPVEGCCARFSARSSLYIHSKKHLQDVDTWKSRCPVATCNKLFTSKHSMKTHMAKRHNLRQDLLAQLEAANSLTPSSELTSQGQSDLSDAELVSLFSDVPGNNSSAAVLDTALVNSGILTIDVASVNSTLAGNLPANNNNSLGQAVDPQALMATSDLPQSLDTSLFFGTTAAGFQQGPLDMDDVSSLSAGPLASLSSLALKNSSQEPQALIPSSKLTVDTDALTPSSTLCENSVSELLPPTKTEWNVHPDSDFFAQEEETQFGFSNPAGNHGSQKETDLITVTGSSFLV; the protein is encoded by the coding sequence ATGGAAATCCCGAGGCTGCTCCCGGCTCGCGGGATGCGACAAACCGGCGGGGCTGGCAGCCCCGAGGGCAGCGGCCGGATCCGCGGAGGTCCTGACCTGCGGGCTAGTCAGGCCCCGGCGCGCCGCCTCCTGCTGCTCCGGGGCCCCCAAGATGGCGGGCCCGGGAGGCGGCGTGAGGAGGCCAGCGCGGCTTCTTCttgcccaggcccaggcccaggcccgaGCCCGTTGGCGCTGAGGCCCGATCACGCTAGCAGCTGTGGCAGCGGCGGCGGGAGCGGCGGCGATGACTTCTTCCTGGTGCTGCTGGACCCGGTGGGTGGAGACGTAGATACCGCGGGCGCTGGCCAGGCCACAGGGCCCGTGTGGAGGGAGGAAGCCGGGCTGGGCCCAAGGCTCCTGGGGGGCGAAAGCGGCGCGAACCCCGAGGGCCGCCCTGCGCTGGGCCCCAGCTGCCTGTCGGCTATCCCCGCCCCAGTCCCGGCCCTGGCCCCGATCCCCGCTTCAGGCCTGGGCCCTGCCGCGGCCTTCGCAGGCACAGTCGCCATTCACAACCAAAACCTGCTGTTGCGCTTGGAGAACGGCGTCCTCACCCTAGCCACGCCCCCACCGCAGCCCGGGGGTCTGATCGTCCCGCAAGCTGGGATCCCGCACGCTGCGCAGCCTGGAGACTGTCCCGAGCTGCCGCCCGACCTCCTGCTGGCGGAGCGGGCAGAACCTGCGCCTGCTCCAGCGCccaaggaggaggcagagggcctGGCGGCTATTGAGAGCCCCCGCGGGCCACCAGGCCCAGGCCAGGGCGTGTTGCTGTACCTGTGTCCTGAGGTGCAGTGCGGACAAACCTTTGCAAAGAAGCACCAGCTGAAGGTGCACCTGCTGACacacagcagcagccagggccaGCGGCCCTTCAAGTGCCCCCTGGGTGGTTGTGGGTGGACCTTCACCACCTCCTACAAGCTCAAGAGGCATCTGCAGTCACACGACAAACTGAGGCCCTTCGGCTGCCCAGCAGAGGGCTGTGGCAAGAGCTTCACCACCGTGTATAACCTCAAAGCACACATGAAGGGCCACGAGCAGGAGAACTCATTCAAATGTGAGGTGTGTGAGGAGACCTTCCCCACACAGGCCAAACTCAGCGCCCACCAGCGCAGCCACTTCGAGCCTGAGAGGCCCTACCAGTGTGCGTTTTCCAGCTGCAAGAAGACATTTATCACAGTGAGTGCCCTGTTTTCCCATAACCGCGCCCACTTCAGGGAACAGGAACTCTTTTCCTGTTCCTTTCCTGGCTGCAGTAAACAGTATGACAAGGCTTGTAGGCTGAAAATTCACCTTCGGAGCCACACTGGTGAGAGACCGTTCCTTTGTGACTTTGAGGGCTGTGGCTGGAACTTCACTAGCATGTCCAAACTCCTAAGGCACAAACGGAAGCACGACGATGACCGGAGGTTCATGTGTCCGGTGGAAGGGTGTGGGAAATCTTTCACAAGGGCTGAACATCTGAAAGGCCACAGCATAACCCACCTGGGCACGAAGCCTTTTGTGTGCCCGGTGGAAGGTTGCTGTGCCAGGTTCTCTGCTCGCAGTAGTCTCTACATTCACTCCAAGAAACACTTGCAGGATGTGGACACTTGGAAAAGCCGATGCCCAGTCGCCACTTGTAATAAACTCTTCACATCCAAGCACAGCATGAAGACCCACATGGCCAAAAGGCACAACCTGCGCCAGGATCTCTTAGCTCAGCTGGAAGCTGCAAATTCTCTTACACCCAGCAGTGAACTTACCAGCCAGGGGCAGAGTGACCTCAGTGATGCTGAGCTTGTGTCTCTCTTCTCTGATGTGCCTGGTAATAATAGTTCTGCTGCAGTACTGGACACGGCATTGGTGAACTCTGGGATCTTGACTATTGATGTGGCTTCTGTGAACTCAACTCTGGCAGGAAACCTCcctgctaataataataattccttagGGCAGGCAGTGGACCCTCAGGCCTTGATGGCCACCAGTGACCTTCCTCAAAGTTTGGATACCTCACTCTTCTTTGGAACGACAGCAGCAGGTTTTCAGCAGGGTCCCTTAGATATGGATGATGTCTCAAGTCTAAGTGCGGGGCCGTTGGCATCTCTGAGCTCTTTGGCTTTGAAAAACTCGAGTCAAGAGCCCCAAGCTTTGATCCCTAGCAGTAAGCTAACAGTAGACACAGATGCTCTGACTCCTTCAAGCACCCTTTGTGAAAACAGTGTCTCAGAACTACTGCCACCAACCAAAACGGAATGGAATGTACATCCTGACTCTGACTTCTTTGCACAGGAGGAAGAAACCCAGTTTGGATTCTCCAATCCAGCAGGAAACCATGGGTCTCAGAAAGAAACAGATCTTATCACAGTGACTGGCAGCTCATTTTTGGTATGA